TCATCaaagttataagcaaaaaaaaaatttaaaacggtAAACGACCTCTAACATATTCATTTGTGATGTTATCACGCAAAGCTTCCATCGCTCTATCACCGGCCGGCTCATATACAATatgtccaccaccaccaccatcatcatcttcttcttcttcttcatcaccgtCACTatcagcttcttctccttctccaccaTCACCACTTTGCCACTGTACAAAATCATGATCTTCCCGATGTGAATCACGTATGAAGTTGTGTAGCGCCATCGTCGCTGTCACCAGCTTAATCCACTTGACCAGACCATACTTTGGATGCTTACGATCCAAAATCCTCCATTTTGCTTTCCATACTCCAAATGTCCTCTCAATCGCTGATCGCAAACCTGAATGCTTTCGGTTAAACAACTCTCGTGCACTAACTGGTGGTCCTCCTGTAGCAAATTGACCAAGATGATATCGCATATTACGATGCGGACCAAGATACCCTGTCCTGGTCGGATATCCGGAGTCAAGTAGATAATATTTTCCAGGAGGAGGATGTGGAAAAGAAGCCTCGTTCCTCGCACAATGAGTCAAGACCTTTGTATCATGTGCTCTACCAGGTACACTGACATATGCATATATGAACTTCATATCGAAGTTACATATAGCAAGAACATTCATTGTAGGATCTTGCTTCCTGCCTCTGTATGCTTCTGCATTTTGACTTGGAGGGCGAACTGGGACATGCGTTCCATCAAGTGCTCCGATACAATCTCTGAAATGAGGCCAATACCGATCATCATTCCTCAAAACAGGACTTACTCTTCCAAACTCGCCTTCCTGTGGTCTTAATATCCACTGCAAACTTAAGAATATCACTCAAGACATCATCAAGCTTCCTTTGCACTGTATCCACTGACCTTTGATACCTTGCAGCAATATCCCGCTTCAAACATAAGTTGTTGAACATGACGCCGTCCTGCTCCTCGATATGTTCTATGACTCAATCTCTCAGTAATAGGCGCATCAAACAAACCAAGTTCATCATCATAATCTCCATCTTCATCTTGCAATATCCATCTTTCAAGCATCTACAAAACAATGTATAAGATTATTATCAGCACCAAAACAATATGTAGAGATCAATTAAAGCAATACAAgacatttataaatttacaaATCAACCTAAGACCAACCTGTTTTAcacatttataaatatgtggATACAGCAAGtaaagaaacataaaaagaCCATATATATAAAGCCACAAAAGGTagagttcatacaaggatcaaACCAACAAGATCACAAAAGACTCATACAAAGATCAAACCAGCAAGATCACACAAGATGACTAGTCCTAAACTCCATAGTAGTTCCAGCAAGATCACAAAGAAGACTAGTCCTAAGCTCCATACTAGTTCCATCAAGATCACAAAAGAAGACTAATCCTAGATTCCATACTAGTCATCATCGCGTTTTATCTTAGTCCTAAGCTCCATAAACCTAATCTTAGCTTCATCTGTCTTCATTGTTACAAAGGCTCTTCCCTTCATTATCTATGAGAATTTCCATTGCTGCTTCATATAGTGGAGACCACTCTCTCACTTCTGGCAAAGCATACAATATCTCCAACACATTCTCAATACTAAAAGCTTCTTGACGCTCCAACATCCGTTCCGCTATCTTGTTCTTCACCTCAAGAGCTTCAGTCCGTTTCACACAATCTTCTACAACCATGTCTTTCTCCTTACGCCTTCTTTTTGCTCTTGAACTTTCAGAATGAGTCTGAGTCGATGGCTAAGTTTGGCGTGGGGCTTGTGGCTGTGTTTCTGTCTCCAATGCTTGAGTTTCTGCTGCTGGCTGAgaatcagcttcatcatcaccatcatcttcACCCACTCTAGAGTTCAAACTGGCTTCTCCATGTTGAGCGCTCCATCCTTCAGCTCCCGTTACTACTACACCACCAAATTCCGCTTCAAACATATCCATGTTACTAATCTCTTTGCATACAAATCTTCTAATCCCTGGACACTCCTATACAGCAAAAAAGAAAGAGTAAGTTAGTGATAGCAATGTCAttaacagagaaaaaaaatgtaatataagCTGCTTATCATCATTATGCTATATACTAAAATGTGAAACTGAAGAGAGAATAATGTGAAACTGACCCTTTCGCGTTCACTCCACCAATCATCTGGCATGTCAATCCTTCCCATGTCATCAAACCCAAGCCCTGTCCTGTTTTGAGTCAGCGTCTTAATCTTGATGTATTTCTTCCTACTGGTGTCGTACTTGCTCTTGTAGGGCCTCCAATCAGGTAAATTCTTCTTAAACCTCTGTTCAAACGCCTCCATAATGTTTGCTTTCCCCACTTTATTCATTGATATACCAGCCTTATTTCATTTTCTTCCCTCTTCCGCATAGAGTTCGAAAAAATACCTAGTTTCCTCAGGTGTCCAAGTCTAAAGCAAAACACATACAGCAAGTTCCATTTATAAACTCATAAACTCAAGTTCCATACACCTAAAGACATTTCTATACACAAACTCAAGTTCAATACACCTAAAGATATTTCTATACACAAACTCAAGTTCCATACAATGCAAACAAGAAAGGGTCTGAGCTTACATCTTTTGCCATCGAGAGAGTGAGCCTGAGAGAGGGTTTGAGCTTGCGAGCCTGAGACCTGCAAAAAAAAGCAGAAAGAATAAGCAATGAGAACATAAAGTTATCATCTATGCTATCATCTTGTTTATATGAACTCACAaccaatcaaaaaaaaaaactcaagtaaTCCAGAGACAATTACCTTAAGCTCTAGATGCGTTGGAGAAGAGATCGAGAGAAAGAGCTCGGAGAGTCAGACGAAGCTTGGGAGAGTTTGAGACACACAGACACAGCTGATGTTGAGAGTGAGAGACGAAGCTTGGAGAGCTTTAGAAGATGTTGAGAGTGAGAGACGAAGCTGGGGAGAGCTCGAGATCGATGTGCTGAGAAAAACAAAGCAAACACAacacatttatatttttcttaacgTACGAACACAAACGTTAAGGAGACTAGATAAGTAGAGAGCCATATATAAAGCAAACACACAGCTTCAGATTCTATACGAGGATGATAGCTAGAGTGAGTGACGAACCTTACGATAGAGTGAGAGATGAAGAAGCTTTGGAGAACTTGAGACAAGGCTGAACACGGAACACACTTAAGTgctgaaaaaaacaaacacacaacaCGTTTAATCAACGATGTTTGGTCCATTCTAGTTGAACCAAAGAATCAAAGTAATGGCAAATCTTATTCTTGAAATGAAGAAAGAGTAATCAACGATGCTTGAAACCAAAATGCTTTAGAACAGAGACAATTACCTCATGgagaaaaggaagagatgggttTGGCCGAGCTCGAGATGCTATGGAGAAGAGAGCTTCGAGATGCTATGGAGAAGAGAGAGCTTCGAGATGAGATGCCATGGAGAAGAGAGCTTCGAGATGAGATGAGTTGGGTTCTAGATCGAGAGATCGAGAGGGAGAGAGCTGGGTTCGAGATcgagagatcgagagagagagagctgggTTCGAGATCGAGAGATATGGAGAAGAGAGAGCttcgagagagagagcttgagaTGTCGGGATCGAGACAGCTTGAGAGGCGTCTGAGATCGAGAGAAGAGGGCTGCGTCGATGGGGAGAAAGGCTGCGTCTGCGGCTATTAGACTTTAGGTATTTCTGTAAATAATGAATTAGGTTAGGGGTAAAATTGTAATTAGGTTAAGTTGACGCAAAAAACAGACGCAGACTCAGGATTTTACGGCGTCAGACACATGACGTTGCGTTCGGCCGCAGACGCAGACGCATGTACCCGCGTCAATGAAACGAACAAGCTTTTCCGGGAAAGATTGACGCAGCCGCAGTGGCTGCTTATATTCTTCTTTGATCCCGTCAATGTCGTCCCCGGAAAAGAGAActagtaagaagaagaaggagccgTCGCCGAATCCGTCACTCCCGGATGATTTTCTATTGAGCTGCTTCGCCCGCATCTCAACGTTGTACTATCCATCTCTCTCCCTCGTCTCCAAAAGCTTTCGATCTCTCCTTACTTCACCGGAGCTTTACAAGGTCCGTTCACTCGCGGACCACACAGAATGTTGTCTTTACGTGTGCATACAATTCTTTTCCGACCTGGGTCCTACCTGGTACACCCTATGCCGGAAACCTGACCAAACCCTAATCAACAAAACcaagtcatcatcatcaagtGGGTATGTTTTGGCTAAAGTCCCAATACCAAATTCTCCTCGTGCGTCCTTTACAGGTCTCGTGTCGGTTGGTCCTAATATCTACAACATTAATAGCGGACCGGTCTCGATACTAAATTGCCGGTCTCACACATGGAGCGAGGCTCCAAGCATGCATGATGATCTTTATTCACTTTCTGCTAGCGTCCTTGATGAAAAGATATATGTAATAGGTTTTTCGAGAGATTGCAAGAACTCGTTACATAAAagcccttttttcaaaaaaaaaaaaaagtcgttACACGTGTTCGACACAGAAACTCAAACTTGGGATCCTGTAACCATTGGACTAAAAGACGGATTCTACAACGAATCTATTGACGGAAAGTTCCTCGTGGTGGCGAGTAACAAAGAGGTGGTTATTTACGATCTTAAGAAAGTTAGATGGGAAGTGGTCAGAACCAGATCAAGGATGGATTGTAATATGGATTTATCTGCTTACTGTGAAATAGACAACGTCTTGTACTCTGCTTGGGGGGGAGAGTTCAAATGGTACGACGCGAAGGGATATATAGGAAGGTGGAGAAAGTTGGAGGGCTTGGTAGGACTTCCTGAGCTCACTAGTGAATCAAGTGTTAGATTGGCTGATCATGGAGGAAAGATGGCGGTTTTGTTGAGCCAAAACCTGTCTTTTATTATCGTTTCTCGCATGAGAAGATGATTTGGTGTGGGGAGATTTCACTTGAAAGGCGCAACGGTGGTTGTGAAATTTGGGGAAAAGTTGAGTGGTTTGATCATGTGCTTATAGAGAGATTATGAATCGATGATGTTATTCACGTTGTGTGTAGAGTATTTATACATCTTCTCTAACTTATAGATCAACATAGATCTTAGAGATAATCATAGATCTTTATATAGTTAGATCTTTACAAGATAAAGACTAATATTAATGATAAGCCTTATCCATACTAACATGCCCCCTCAAGATGGACGTCGCTTGCAAAGTCCAATCTTGGATGTTAGTGTTTCGAATCGTGAGCGTGCCAATGGTTTGGTGAGAGCATCAGCAAGCTGATCCACAGAGCTTATGTGAGTTACTCGAAGTTTCTTAGCTTGTACTTGTTGTCGAACAAAGTGATAGTCCAGCGCAAGGTGCTTCATTCTTGAATGAAAAAATGGATTTGCTGATAGATATGTTGCTCCAATGTTATCACAGTACAGAACTGGAGTGTCAGTGGACTTGATTCCTAGTTCAGACATAACAGATTGAACCCACATTAGTTCTGCCGCAGCTTCAGTTAGAGCACGATACTCAGCCTCTGTAGAAGATCTGGCCACACCACCCTGTTTCTTAGCTGACCACGAGATCGGTTGTCTCCCAAGGTACACAATGTATGCACCAGTCGAGTTGTAGTCATCATGATCTCCAGCCCAGTCAGCGTCAGAGTATGCATGAAGATTGAATGGTGTGTTAGCTGAGAAGAAGATTCCCTTGTCAGCAGTGCCAGCAAGATACCGAAGCACTCTTTTAGCTGCCTCCCAGTGTGTAGATGTTGGTTGATGCATGAACTGAGAAAGACGGTTTACAGGAAATGCAATATCAGGCCTCGTGAGACCTAAGTATTGAAGACTACCAACAATGACTCTGTATTCAGATGGATCAGACAAGAGATCACCAGAGTTCAAGGTTAGCACTTGATATGAAGACATTGGCGTGGCAACAGGTTTTGCATCAGCCATTTTTGCTCTCCTGAGAAGATCCGTGATGTATTTAGTCTGAGTGAGATGAAGTCCTTTTTCCGTTCTTGTAGCTTCCATACCAAGAAAGTAAGACTGTTCACCAAGTTCTTTCAGCGAAAATTTAGCAGCAAGTTTAGTGGTGACTTTCTGAAGTTCTTGAACGTGAGAACCTGTGATGaaaatgtcatcaacataaatTAAGATGTAGATGAATGAAGAACCTGTTTGTAGAATGAACAGAGAAGCATCTGCAAGTGAATTTTTAAATCCAATGCTGATCAGAAAGTCTTTAAGGGCttgataccaagctcttggagcTTGTTTCAATCCATACACAGCCTTTTTAAGTTTCCAGACATGATTTGGTTTGTCTTTATCAATCATTCCAGGAGGCTGTAGCATATATACTTCCTCATCTAAAGGACCTTGTAAAAAGGCATTATTCACGTCAAGTTGTAGAAGAGGCCATCCATGAGCAACTGCTGTTGCCAGAACAAGACGAATTGTAGCATGTTTGACCACAGGACTGTATGTTTCATAGAAGTCAATGTCTGGACGCTGATGGTTACCCTTGGCAACTAGACGAGACTTGTAGCAACGAACCGTACCATCTGGATTTCTCTTAATACGAAACAGCCACATGTTCCCAACTATGTTCTTTGCTTGTGATCGATCCACTAGTTCAAAGGTGTCATTACGTATGAATGCATCAGCTTCCTCACTTATGGACCGTCTCCATTTCTCATCTTTGAGAGCCTGAACATGATTCGCAGGTTCCACTTCATGAAGAATAGCCGTCAATCCATATTTAGGATTAGGCTTGCGAATGTTGTTCTTGGCTCGAGTAACCATTGAGTGATTGTTTGGCTCAGTAGATGGTGTTGAAACTGTCGTTGATAGATCAGCTGGTGTGGAGGATACAGAGTGCTCTGCTTCTGAGATGTGAGTTGTTGTAGACgattgttgttgttgagaaGCCGTTGATGACTCTTGTGTCGCTGAGGAGGACACTAAATCTGCAGGTGAAGGATCTGTACACTGAGACGTATTAAAGTAGAGTGACCGATTAAAAACAGGAGTTAGAGAGGCTGAAGAAGAGTTAGATGTAGTGGAATTTTCAAGAGAAGAAGCAGAGATGTTTTTGTGAAGAGTGGAGAATGGGAAAACCGATTCAACAAAGTCGACATGCCTCGACACGTATGCTCTTGATGTGGCAACCTCAAGACAGAGATATGCACTCTGAGTTAGAGAATATCCAACAAAGACACACGCAGTTGATCTTGGACTGAATTTGTTGTTGCCATACGGTCTTATCCAAGGATAGCAGAGGCATCCAAAGCTTCGCAGTTTTGTATAGTTGGGTTCACTGCGAAAGAGTGCGTGAAAAGGTGACTGATTGGATAGATTTGGAGTTGTGAGCCGATTGATGAGGTAAACTGCTGTGGCAAATGAGTAAGTCCAGTAGCTGTTCGGAATGTTGGCGTGAGTGAGAAGAGACAAGCCAGTTTCGACTATATGCCGATGCTTCCTTTCAGCCATCCCATTGTGCTCCGGTGTATGTGGAGGTGAAGTGTGATGTGAGATTCCATACTTAGAGAGGAACTCTTTGAGAGCAAGAAACTCACCACCATTGTCAGAGTAGAGAGTTGTGATCTTTGTTTTGAATCGGTTTTCCACTAGAGTTTTAAAGACTGGAAAGATGTGAGCAACGTGAGATTTGGTTTTAAGAGGATAAAGCCACGTATATTTAGTGAAATGATCAACAAATATGACATAGTATTTAAAACTATCTACTGATACTACCGGAGATGTCCAGACATCAGAGAAAATAATATCGAGAGGACAAGTAGACTTTAAAGTTGAAGTAGAAAACATCAATTTATGGCTTTTATTAGTAGAACAAGAGTTGCAAAACAAAGTAGAAGACAATGAAGAAGAAGTAGGTAAAGAAAACCGAGAAAGCATAAATCTTAAAGTAGAGGAGTTTGGATGGCCTAATCTAGAGTGCCAATCTGTTGAAGAAGTTTTGATGCACGAAAACGCAGAAACTTTGTTTTGAGAAGTGTTTGGTGAGAAAGATATCGGCCACTCATACACTCCCTTATTGGCCTTGCCGTTGAGAAGTGTTGTCCCCGTGTGaagatccttcacctgaaagtCATAAGGGCACAGTTGAATCATCACATTGTTAGTTTTACATAGTTTGTTGGCAGATATGAGATTTTTCTTTATCTCAGGAACACAAAGAACATTATTGAGATGAAGTGTTCGAGAATTAGAGGGAAGAGATATGGAACCAGTATGAGTTATTGGCAGATTTGATCCATTCCCAACCATGACACTCTCGCCACCATTGTAGGGTGAGTGAAGCGACATATTACTTATGTCACTTGCAATGTGATGTGAAGCACCGCTGTCAAGTGTCAAGAATCCATTGAGAGAAGTCAGGATGCGGAGATGATGTTGTTGTGTGATGAGCTTGCCATTGAGGAGTGGGTAATGGTAAGTGAGGAGCTGTCCATTGTTGTGTAGGACGTGGTGAAGTATACGGGATTGATCCATATTGTTGTCCTTAAGATTGAGGTTGATAATGTGGAAATCTTCTAGCACCATGTCCTTGAACCCCACATAGTTGACACTTTCCCAAGTACGGGCGTTGTGGTCGAAACCCTCCTCTGTTTGACGAACCTCCGCGTGATGTAGAGAAGTTATGTTGAGGTCTGGTCTGAGTCACATTAGCTGTTACAGGAACCACAGAGTCTTTGGGAGAAGACACTTTTAAGGTGTTTTCTCTGTTAATGAGCTTTTCATGTAGCTCATCAATGGAGATAGGAGTGTCTCTGCCATTTACCATCTCAGTAATAGCTCTGTAATCTTCTCCAAGACCGTCAGTGATTATATCCAGTAGATCTTCATGATCATAAGGAGCACCAAGAAGAGCTAGTTGATCAGATTTGTCAATGATAGACCTCATGTAGTCATTGATAGTCTTGTTACCCTTGGATATTTGCTTGAGTTGTTGCTTGATCTGTTTGACATGACCTCTTGTTGGTTTACCATAGGTACGATGAAGAGTCTCCCAAATCTCACGTGATGTTGTTGATCTTGCAACAATAGGTTGTACTGCCACTGCTAGCGAACCAAGAAGTGAGCTGAAGAGAAGCTTGTCTTGACGTTTCCAAGCCGCAAAGTTAGGGTTTGGTTCATTAGAATTTTCAGTTGTTGAGATGGTTGCTGGTGGTGTTTGATCATCTTCTGAGATGAAACAGTGAAGTTCATGTGCCTCAAGTAATGCACGAACTTGTATACGCCAAGTAATGAAATTGCTTGGTGTGAGTTTTGTTACATTTGACATATTGAGAGAGATAAGAGTAAGTTTAGGATCTGCAGAGTTGAATATTGTTGCAGTCTCAGATGTAGCAGAGGAAGAAGTATCACACGACATATTGTCAATTTTAGAGAAGAGGGGAGTTTTGAAGAAGTTAGAGAAGAAGGATTGTGATAGGATCAgaatagctctgataccatatagagAGATTATGAATGATCTTATAGATCAACATAGATCTTAGAGATAATCATAGATCTTTATATAGTTAGATCTTTACAAGATAAAGACTAATATTAATGATAAGCCTTATCCATACTAACAGTGCTTACGGTCCCTGCAGGATGTCATGTAGTGAAGGTTCTTGGTGTTACTGTGTGATGACTGATGACTGAACTTTTGTGAACGTGGGTGGTTTATGCATGCATCTTAAACTCATTTGGAGAATGCTGTCTGGTGAGTCTTTTTAGGGAAAATTGATCAGAAATAACTTACTTAAGGGGAAAATTTTTTGGGAAATGAAATCAGAAACTCAAATGGAGTCTTGGATGTGgagaaaaatgttaaaattgaGAGAAGTGGCTAAGTCTTTCTATAGAAAAGAGTTGGGAAATGAAAGGCATGCGTCATTTTGGTATGACTGTTGGCTGGATAGAGGTGTGCTTGTTGATCTGTTGGGAGCAAGAGGAATAATAGATATGGGGGTTAACAGGGGAGCAACTGTAGAGGAAGCTGTTCTGTATAGCCGACGAAGGAGAAGGCATCGTATGGGATTGTTAAATGATATTGAAGCTGAGTTGAATATCATTGCAGAGAAGTTGAGACCAGAAAAGAAAGACGTTAGTCTATGGAGGGGAAGATGCAGAAGTTCTCTACACTTGAGACATGGTGGATGCTGTGTAATGCCAAAAGTTCCTGCAGTTGGGCCAGAGGTATTTGGTTTACTCAAGCGACGCCGAAGTTCGCTTTCATGACCTGGTTATCGATGCTTGATAGAATGTCTACATTGGATAGGATTTCTAAGTGGAATCAGAGGATTGATACTACTTGTGCCCTATGTAAGAGTGCTCCAGAGACAAGAAACCATTTGTTCTTTATGTGCGCTTACTCCTCTCAGATTTGGGAACATATCGCTAGGGGCATTCTCTGCGGTTCTTACACCAATGTATGGTCTGAGATAGTAAGCATTATTGGAGATGAGACCATGGAAAGGAAGCGGCTGTTCTGTGTGAGATATGCTTTTCAAGCGGTCTTATATGCGGTTTGGAGGGAACGCAATAAGATCATTCATGGAGATAAGTTGTTGCCTCTGACTACATTGAAGAGAATGATTGATAAAGGGATTCGTAACAAGATTACTTTGATGAGAAATCATGGTGTGAAAGGAATGGGGGAACTTATGCAATTCTGGTTCCTTACTAGAGTGTGATTAGTTTTCTTGGAAAGTAGTTGCATAGTTTAAAAGTTTATCTCATTAAACATGGGTCGCACTTGATGtatacaagttttttttatgaataaaaatttaacattcattcaaaaaaaaaagaatgtactTGGttgtcttttaattttaaatcaattttgatgttttttttattgttaagcTTGTTTTCTTGAACCAAATTAAGCACACT
The window above is part of the Brassica napus cultivar Da-Ae chromosome C3, Da-Ae, whole genome shotgun sequence genome. Proteins encoded here:
- the LOC125583366 gene encoding uncharacterized protein LOC125583366 isoform X1 translates to MNVLAICNFDMKFIYAYVSVPGRAHDTKVLTHCARNEASFPHPPPGKYYLLDSGYPTRTGYLGPHRNMRYHLGQFATGGPPVSARELFNRKHSGLRSAIERTFGVWKAKWRILDRKHPKYGLVKWIKLVTATMALHNFIRDSHREDHDFVQWQSGDGGEGEEADSDGDEEEEEDDDGGGGGHIVYEPAGDRAMEALRDNITNEYVRGRLPF
- the LOC125583366 gene encoding uncharacterized protein LOC125583366 isoform X2, whose translation is MNKVGKANIMEAFEQRFKKNLPDWRPYKSKYDTSRKKYIKIKTLTQNRTGLGFDDMGRIDMPDDWWSERERECPGIRRFVCKEISNMDMFEAEFGGVVVTGAEGWSAQHGEASLNSRVGEDDGDDEADSQPAAETQALETETQPQAPRQT
- the LOC106355588 gene encoding uncharacterized protein LOC106355588 — protein: MGVNRGATVEEAVLYSRRRRRHRMGLLNDIEAELNIIAEKLRPEKKDVSLWRGRCRSSLHLRHGGCCVMPKVPAVGPERIDTTCALCKSAPETRNHLFFMCAYSSQIWEHIARGILCGSYTNVWSEIVSIIGDETMERKRLFCVRYAFQAVLYAVWRERNKIIHGDKLLPLTTLKRMIDKGIRNKITLMRNHGVKGMGELMQFWFLTRV